Proteins from one Xenopus tropicalis strain Nigerian chromosome 1, UCB_Xtro_10.0, whole genome shotgun sequence genomic window:
- the LOC100495326 gene encoding toll-like receptor 1, whose product MRVHAAEYNLYFLFAIIIYILTQFESNKALIIQRKLHKCFSSCPSVCTLLDFTKENITHLKTSDFNCFLQLRLLNLSHNLIGELDCSVFKFNPSLEYLDISNNRLHTIKCHSLQYIKNIKRMDLSYNNFKTMDFCSEFTALSQLKHLGLSSKKIQKDSFINIASMDLDFVFLGIENEIEYENGSLQFLNTNKLHINLQPNLSLASSYLLSDALDTSMTLEVSGAQCDVHCDYFTKSFFTINKNSKVVNLIISNSTMPGNEMLKIIPPIWDSSVEHLHIKMFRLIKEFKYVKMDFTHHSIKSFTLEYFTNDVFFFQGTHPFNIFAEMLVENVTFSNAGMIHFFCPPVPSIVRFLNLPSNRITDEIFLNCSSLNELELLNLQNNKLEQMSKISSMTLKMKNLKHLDLSKNGLHIDNEKQCNWMDSLVFLNLSESGLTNSVFGCLPINLQILDLSKNQISSIPIEVKNFVSLKELHLASNRLTDIPDCHNIGNNLGVLKVDENFINLPPKEFLQNCEYVQYLSAGQNPFQCNCDLREFVKMGVMFPKRLVGWPESYKCADPENVKGIFLQDFHLSEISCNTSLFLGVVLGTIFVVSIIVVSACFYFDVPWYIRMLFRWFRTKHRLRNVNQQDIQNDKLFHAFISYSQEDSDWVKNMLLPNLERKDGSIKICHHERHFIPGKAIIENIIDCIEKSFKSIFVLSPNFIQSDWCHYELYFAQHTLFGKNSNNLILILLDPIPQYSIPNKYNKLRSIMKHRTYLEWPKEKGKHALFWANLREAIHVNLSIKEEDMADPEITIT is encoded by the coding sequence ATGAGAGTCCATGCTGCTGAATACAACTTGTATTTCCTCTTCGCAATTATCATTTACATACTAACTCAGTTTGAAAGTAATAAAGCCTTGATCATCCAGAGGAAGCTGCATAAATGTTTCTCAAGCTGTCCATCTGTCTGTACTCTGCTGGATTTTACTAAAGAGAACATAACTCATCTTAAAACAAGTGACTTCAATTGTTTTTTACAGTTAAGACTTCTAAATCTTTCACATAATTTAATTGGAGAATTAGACTGTTCAGTGTTTAAGTTCAATCCTTCGCTAGAGTACTTGGATATATCTAACAACAGATTGCATACGATAAAATGTCACTCAttacaatatattaaaaacattaagcGCATGGACCTTTCAtacaataactttaaaaccatggaTTTTTGCAGTGAATTTACAGCACTGTCGCAACTGAAACATCTTGGACTGAGTTCTAAGAAGATCCAAAAAGATAGTTTCATAAATATTGCATCTATGGATCTTGATTTTGTGTTTTTGGGGATTGAAAATGAAATTGAATATGAAAATGGAAGCTTACAGTTTCTGAATACAAACAAACTGCATATCAACTTGCAGCCAAACCTAAGTCTGGCAAGTTCTTACCTTTTGAGTGATGCTTTGGACACTTCTATGACTCTCGAGGTCTCTGGGGCACAATGTGATGTACACTGTGATTATTTTACGAAATCTTTTTTCACGATTAATAAAAACTCCAAAGTAGTCAATCTAATTATCAGCAATAGCACAATGCCGGGAAATGAAATGCTTAAAATAATTCCACCTATTTGGGATTCGTCAGTAGAGCATCTACACATCAAAATGTTCAGACTCATAAAGGAGTTTAAGTATGTTAAAATGGACTTTACACATCATTCAATAAAATCTTTTACATTAGAGTATTTTACTAAcgatgtgttttttttccaaggaaCTCATCCCTTTAACATATTTGCAGAAATGCTTGTTGAAAATGTTACATTCTCAAACGCAGGAATGATACACTTTTTTTGTCCTCCGGTGCCCAGCATTGTCAGGTTTCTAAACCTTCCAAGCAACAGAATTACTGATGAGATTTTTCTAAACTGTTCCAGTCTCAACGAACTGGAATTACTTAATTTGCAAAATAACAAATTAGAGCAAATGTCAAAAATAAGTTCTATGACTCTCAAAATGAAAAATCTCAAGCATTTGGACCTCAGCAAAAATGGACTTCATATTGACAATGAGAAACAATGCAACTGGATGGATTCCCTTGTATTCCTAAATTTATCCGAGAGTGGGCTTACAAATTCGGTCTTTGGTTGCCTTCCCATCAACCTCCAGATACTAGATCTCTCTAAAAATCAAATCTCCAGCATCCCCATAGAAGTAAAGAATTTTGTGTCCCTAAAAGAACTACATTTAGCATCAAACCGTCTAACAGATATCCCTGACTGCCACAATATTGGCAATAACTTGGGGGTCCTAAAAGTTGATGAAAATTTTATAAACTTACCACCAAAAGAATTCCTCCAGAACTGTGAATATGTTCAATATCTAAGTGCTGGACAAAATCCGTTTCAGTGCAACTGTGACCTGAGAGAGTTTGTTAAGATGGGAGTCATGTTTCCAAAAAGGCTTGTTGGATGGCCAGAGTCCTATAAATGTGCAGATCCTGAAAACGTCAAAGGAATTTTCCTTCAAGATTTTCATCTATCTGAAATTTCTTGCAATACATCATTATTTCTAGGAGTTGTACTGGGCACAATTTTTGTAGTGTCAATCATTGTGGTTtctgcatgtttttattttgacGTGCCATGGTATATTCGTATGTTGTTCCGATGGTTTAGAACAAAGCACAGGTTAAGGAATGTTAACCAGCAAGACATTCAGAATGACAAACTATTCCATGCATTTATTTCTTACAGTCAGGAAGACTCAGACTGGGTAAAGAATATGTTGCTACCAAATCTTGAAAGAAAAGACGGATCAATAAAAATCTGCCACCATGAAAGGCATTTTATTCCTGGCAAAGCAATTATTGAAAACATAATTGACTGCATTGAAAAAAGTTTCAagtccatttttgttttgtctccTAATTTTATTCAGAGTGATTGGTGTCACTATGAGCTGTATTTTGCACAGCACACTTTATTTGGGAAAAATTCCAATAATTTGATTCTGATACTACTGGACCCCATCCCACAGTATTCAATTCCCAATAAGTATAACAAATTAAGATCGATAATGAAGCATAGGACATACCTTGAATGGCCAAAGGAAAAAGGCAAACATGCCCTCTTTTGGGCTAACCTCAGGGAAGCAATTCATGTAAACCTTTCTATTAAAGAGGAAGACATGGCAGACCctgaaataacaataacatgA
- the tlr6 gene encoding toll-like receptor 1 produces MAAIFFLLIYLSSSGQCVRQEIFESHIANYSNKFLFAVPKNLSSLTTVLDISFNSIATMETSEFNYIFDLQVLNASYNKMKYLNSSIFKFNTQLQYLDFSHNVLRNISGTFPSHIQHLDISFNNFQTLSVCSGFGNMVLLEYLGLGADQILKSDFEGIVHLHLKEVFIELNSLNDYENGSLLLLNTKKLTLDFGVLSNEDRYNVLFDAVNTTSVLELSHLQRWNIHIDPKKYIFNIVQNSKVTDLTMRHVNVEWKMIVLALQYIWHSSVETLTFYDFSLKGLIAKTSFDYSNTSVKAVNVQGVNVGVFQFDQSSVYRVFSNMNIENLTLNFASLLFMVCPLNSSTFQSIDFSHNALTDDLFKDCFTLINLKRLKLRKNKLEKIYKLSAMTENMPSLEYLDASHNLLAYDEEDCHWSQNIVELNLASNFLTASIFKCLPISIKILILESNDITHVPSGVTHLDDLVELNLSFNRLGDLPDCSNISSLSLLGVEGNQILYPSIESIESCSRVKHISAGQNPFQCNCELRRFINQEKEAPGTLIGWPEAYVCKYPDHLRGTMLKDFYISEITCNVFILIPVIILPIIISIALIIGLCKYLDGPWFLKMIWQYTRTKQRTRTSKQGYQSLQRDFDFNAFISYSEHDASWVKNIFLPSIERSNDCIRICQHERNFIPGKSIIENIINCIEKSYKSIFILSPNFVQSEWCHYELYFAHHKLYTENNDNLILILLEPIPQYLIPSKYYKLKTLMAQRTYLEWPSEKSKHGLFWANLRAAISIDLTHAESEIPYSISSENPCSISSENPHSISSENPYSISSDNPCLGTSENPCSISSENPYSISSENPC; encoded by the coding sequence ATGGCTGCAATATTCTTTCTGCTCATTTACTTATCTTCAAGTGGACAGTGTGTCAGGCAGGAAATATTTGAAAGCCATATAGCAAATTACTCCAACAAATTTCTTTTTGCTGTTCCAAAGAACCTTTCATCACTGACGACTGTGCTGGATATCTCATTTAATTCTATAGCAACAATGGAAACATCTGAATTTAACTATATATTTGATCTACAAGTGTTGAATGCATCTTACAATAAAATGAAGTATCTAAATAGCagtatttttaaatttaacacCCAACTGCAGTATCTTGACTTTTCCCACAATGTACTAAGAAATATCTCTGGTACATTTCCAAGTCATATTCAACATTTGGACATTTCTTTCAATAATTTTCAGACTTTATCTGTGTGCAGTGGATTTGGAAACATGGTTCTACTGGAATATCTTGGGCTTGGTGCGGATCAGATTCTAAAATCTGATTTTGAGGGGATTGTGCATTTGCACCTGAAAGAAGTGTTCATTGAGTTAAACTCCCTAAATGATTATGAAAATGGCAGCTTATTATTACTGAACACAAAGAAGCTTACGCTTGACTTTGGTGTACTATCCAATGAAGACCGCTACAATGTGTTATTTGATGCTGTCAACACAACCAGCGTTCTAGAACTGTCGCATTTACAGAGATGGAATATTCACATTGATCcaaagaaatatattttcaatattgtACAAAATTCAAAAGTAACAGATCTAACAATGAGGCATGTTAATGTCGAATGGAAAATGATTGTCCTGGCACTTCAGTATATCTGGCATTCCTCTGTTGAAACACTGACGTTCTATGATTTCTCTCTCAAAGGATTAATAGCAAAAACATCCTTTGATTATTCTAATACATCAGTGAAAGCAGTTAATGTGCAAGGTGTGAATGTTGGAGTTTTTCAGTTTGACCAAAGCTCTGTATATAGGGTCTTTTCTAATATGAATATTGAAAACCTGACGTTAAACTTTGCTAGCTTACTGTTTATGGTGTGTCCTCTCAATTCCAGCACCTTTCAGAGTATTGATTTTTCACACAATGCCCTGACAGACGACCTTTTCAAAGACTGCTTTACATTAATAAATCTAAAAAGattaaaattgagaaaaaataaacttgaaaaaatatacaaactgAGTGCTATGACAGAGAATATGCCCTCTTTGGAGTATTTGGATGCAAGTCATAATTTATTGGCCTATGATGAGGAGGACTGCCACTGGTCTCAAAATATTGTCGAGCTGAATTTGGCATCAAATTTTTTGACAGCatctatttttaaatgtttgccaATTAGTATTAAAATTTTGATACTTGAgagcaatgacatcacacatGTTCCAAGCGGTGTGACCCATTTAGATGACTTGGTAGAACTTAACCTTTCATTCAATCGGCTGGGTGATTTACCAGACTGCAGTAATATTAGTAGTCTTAGTCTTCTTGGTGTTGAGGGTAACCAGATCCTATATCCCTCAATTGAATCTATTGAGAGTTGCAGTCGAGTAAAACACATAAGTGCTGGCCAGAACCCATTTCAGTGTAATTGTGAATTAAGAAGGTTCATTAACCAAGAAAAAGAGGCGCCAGGAACATTGATTGGGTGGCCAGAAGCTTATGTTTGCAAGTATCCTGACCATCTCAGGGGAACCATGTTAAAAGATTTTTACATATCAGAAATAACATGCAATGTATTCATTCTGATACCTGTTATAATCTTGCCAATCATTATTTCCATAGCCCTTATTATTGGCCTTTGTAAATACCTTGATGGGCCATGGTTTTTGAAAATGATCTGGCAATACACCAGAACCAAGCAGAGAACAAGAACTAGTAAACAAGGTTACCAGTCACTCCAAAGGGattttgactttaatgcattcatCTCTTACAGTGAACATGATGCATCTTGGGTAAAGAACATATTCTTACCTAGCATTGAAAGAAGCAATGACTGTATACGAATCTGCCAGCATGAGAGAAATTTTATCCCTGGTAAAAGCATAATTGAGAACATAATAAACTGCATTGAGAAAAGCTAtaaatcaatttttattttatctccCAATTTTGTTCAGAGTGAGTGGTGCCACTATGAACTCTACTTTGCTCACCACAAATTgtatactgaaaacaatgacaaCCTAATCCTGATTCTGCTTGAACCGATCCCCCAGTACCTGATTCCCTCTAAATACTACAAACTGAAAACTCTAATGGCTCAAAGAACATACTTAGAATGGCCATCTGAGAAAAGCAAGCATGGCCTTTTTTGGGCTAATTTAAGGGCAGCCATTAGTATAGATTTAACTCATGCAGAGAGTGAAATTCCTTACTCAATTTCAAGTGAAAATCCTTGCTCAATTTCAAGTGAAAATCCTCACTCAATTTCAAGTGAAAATCCTTACTCAATTTCAAGTGATAATCCTTGCTTAGGGACCAGTGAAAATCCTTGCTCAATTTCAAGTGAAAATCCTTACTCAATTTCAAGTGAAAATCCGTGCTAA